Part of the Gimesia chilikensis genome, GAATACGATGAATTTTCGCGTAAACCGCGTTCACATTCTGACCGAACTGCCGGGCGACCCGGGTACCGCTTTCACCTGAGGCGTTGTAATAACGGGCAATCAACTCACGACTCCTCCGGGGCAGACGCTCCAGGCATTCCTGCAAGCTCTCCTGTCGCTCCGAGAGCGGCTGACGCTGTTCCACATGATGCGCGGCGTCGGAGAGTGCTGAGATGACCTGCGGACTGACCGGCTGCTCTTTTTTCGACTTACGGTAAAAGGCGAGAACACGGCGAGAAGCGATCTCGCGCGCCCAGGGAAAAAAGCCGTCCTCGGTCTGCAATTGCGAAAACGACTCGACCACCGCCATCGAAACTTCCTGAAACAGGTCATCCGCGTCGGTGGGGTTGCGTACACATGCATAGAGGTAGGCGTACAATGCCCCCTGATACTGCACGAGCAGCTGTGTGACGGCAGATTGTGAATCTGTCTCAGCAGGCATGTTTCGCTTTCATTGGCTGTTTGTTTCCTGATAAGAAAGGTCGCGAGCACGCGATTTTTTACGCGCAAAATTGAAAATTCACCATATTTTATCCCAAAAGTAGCTCAGGGGTGCCTGGAGGGCTATGATAGGCGTGCCCTGATCGGTGATTTTCGTGAAGTTGCGTCTCCCAAGATGGCCGCTGTACGGATCTCTGACCGACGGGGTTAAACTGATCCATGATTCCTCAACACTGGAGTGCTCCGATGCCAGTCCTGTCCCGTTTTGTGTTACTGATGCTGTTCTGTCTGAGTCTAGTGCTCGTCGGTGGAAATTCCAACGAGCTGCGGGCTGAGTCACGACCGAATGTGCTGTTCATTGCCGTGGATGACCTGCGGCCTGAGCTGGGCTGTTATGGTGCGTCACATATTCAGAGTCCGCACATTGATCAGCTCGCGGCCAGCGGTCTGCTGTTTAATCGGGCTTATTGCCAGCAGGCGGTCTGTTCGCCTTCGCGGACGAGCCTGATGACCGGGCTGCGTCCCGATTCCACCAAGGTCTACGATCTGGATACGCACTTCCGTAAGACGGTGCCCGATGTGGTGACGCTGACACAGCAGTTCATGAAGCATGGTTACAAATCGATCGGGATGGGCAAAATC contains:
- a CDS encoding sigma-70 family RNA polymerase sigma factor, whose product is MPAETDSQSAVTQLLVQYQGALYAYLYACVRNPTDADDLFQEVSMAVVESFSQLQTEDGFFPWAREIASRRVLAFYRKSKKEQPVSPQVISALSDAAHHVEQRQPLSERQESLQECLERLPRRSRELIARYYNASGESGTRVARQFGQNVNAVYAKIHRIRTILRDCIAQRLQQESGE